Proteins from a genomic interval of Oncorhynchus kisutch isolate 150728-3 linkage group LG28, Okis_V2, whole genome shotgun sequence:
- the LOC109872562 gene encoding tyrosine kinase receptor Cad96Ca isoform X6 encodes MKATYTLNREMSYWNATSNHTETSLIRNSNITNDLGYEFSNPIVGGGRLNGMFYILISISGFTVTIVILMAILWTRKYRTLIHTIRDLQGVEGLSGRAPPSNPPSRSPLTLRKCLGHVTRSHPTRELVSVTLGQGSQDTNLTTPLERQTTKSASQSLWRPRQTVNLLCRKSNGVKKKTFSYLNLAVKWCNSVDLISQVSCFNTSGLGLQHIIKAGREGVYYKAKVIRGTCKGHFIVTCKIIKEGATHRRVAREVRIMRKLGIHKNVLQLLDWNITQAPYMLILESVSSGTLRSFLQVNQDQLSRDSQLQHFFTIAAYHIAHAMRHLCSKMVVHCDLALRNIMVNHFPREVKLAEFGLAQDLTHKRSHRSSCKVDHMQSVPLRWYPPEYFRNNYYSFKGDVWAFGIVLWEMQTFGTLPYPNLEAPELVVRYVCSGQRNSVPETCRPEILQTIRDCWLEPNTQRPSFNDIVRDLENILEDDEVRVASSVSIPSASHILLCGFKLFKRLSGHATFDLFMQFLVFVYCLHCRITSKWTTESQWPILNLATKVKSSPLSFTGTKYV; translated from the exons ATGAAGGCAACATACACACTCAACAGAGAAATGTCATATTGGAATGCAACAAGTAATCACACAGAAACTTCCCTCATCAGGAACTCAAATATAACAAATGATCTTGGTTATGAATTCTCAAATCCTATAGTAG GAGGTGGCAGATTAAACGGGATGTTCTACATTCTGATCAGTATTTCTGGGTTTACTGTCACCATTGTCATTTTAATGGCAATTCTGTGGACGAGGAA GTATCGCACTTTGATTCACACCATTCGAGACCTGCAGGGTGTTGAGGGTCTATCGGGCAGAGCTCCTCCATCTAACCCCCCATCTAGAAGTCCCCTAACCTTGAGGAAGTGTTTGGGGCATGTGACAAGAAGCCATCCCACACGAGAGCTTGTCTCTGTCACTCTGGGACAGGGGTCACAGGACACCAACTTAACCACTCCCCTTGAAAGGCAGACAACCAAGTCTGCTTCTCAGTCTCTCTGGAGACCACGGCAAACTGTAAACTTACTGTGTAGAAAAAGCAacggtgtaaaaaaaaaaacattctcatATTTGAATTTAGCTGTGAAATGGTGTAACAGTGTGGACTTAATTTCCCAGGTTTCCTGCTTCAACACATCTGGGCTAGGTCTACAGCATATCATCAAAGCAGGGAGGGAAGGGGTGTACTACAAGGCTAAGGTGATACGTGGCACATGCAAGGGCCACTTCATTGTCACCTGCAAGATTATCAAAGAGG GGGCTACTCACAGGAGAGTAGCCAGAGAGGTGAGAATCATGAGGAAGCTGGGTATCCACAAGAATGTGCTGCAGCTGCTAGACTGGAACATCACACAGG CTCCTTACATGCTGATCCTAGAGTCGGTGAGCAGTGGGACACTGCGCAGTTTCCTTCAAGTGAATCAAGACCAACTGAGCAGGGACAGTCAACTGCAACATTTCTTCACCATAGCAGCATATCACATTGCCCATGCCATGAGACACCTGTGCTCTAAAATG GTGGTGCACTGTGACCTAGCCCTGAGGAACATTATGGTGAACCATTTTCCCAGAGAGGTGAAGCTGGCAGAGTTTGGACTGGCCCAAGACCTGACTCACAAAAGGAGCCATCGCAGCAGCTGCAAAGTGGACCACATG CAAAGTGTGCCCCTGCGTTGGTATCCCCCAGAGTACTTCAGAAACAACTACTACAGCTTCAAAGGGGATGTCTGGGCCTTTGGCATTGTGCTGTGGGAGATGCAAACATTTG GGACCTTACCATATCCTAACCTGGAGGCTCCAGAGTTGGTGGTGCGCTATGTTTGCTCTGGACAAAGGAACTCAGTCCCAGAGACATGTAGGCCAGAGAT ACTGCAGACGATTAGGGACTGTTGGCTGGAGCCAAACACTCAAAGGCCCTCCTTCAACGACATAGTCAGAGACCTCGAGAACATCCTGGAGGATGATGAAGTACGTGTGGCTTCTTCCGTTAGCATTCCTTCTGCATCTCATATCCTTCTCTGTGGATTCAAATTATTTAAGAGGCTATCTGGGCATGCAACATTTGACCTTTTCATGCAGTTCCTTGTGTTTGTATATTGTCTGCACTGCAGGATTACGTCAAAGTGGACAACGGAGTCCCAATGGCCAATATTGAATTTGGCGACCAAGGTCAAATCTAGCCCACTCTCCTTCACGGGGACTAAATATGTGTAA
- the LOC109872562 gene encoding tyrosine kinase receptor Cad96Ca isoform X1 codes for MNLDRSCLNILPAWALWMKATYTLNREMSYWNATSNHTETSLIRNSNITNDLGYEFSNPIVGGGRLNGMFYILISISGFTVTIVILMAILWTRKYRTLIHTIRDLQGVEGLSGRAPPSNPPSRSPLTLRKCLGHVTRSHPTRELVSVTLGQGSQDTNLTTPLERQTTKSASQSLWRPRQTVNLLCRKSNGVKKKTFSYLNLAVKWCNSVDLISQVSCFNTSGLGLQHIIKAGREGVYYKAKVIRGTCKGHFIVTCKIIKEGATHRRVAREVRIMRKLGIHKNVLQLLDWNITQAPYMLILESVSSGTLRSFLQVNQDQLSRDSQLQHFFTIAAYHIAHAMRHLCSKMVVHCDLALRNIMVNHFPREVKLAEFGLAQDLTHKRSHRSSCKVDHMQSVPLRWYPPEYFRNNYYSFKGDVWAFGIVLWEMQTFGTLPYPNLEAPELVVRYVCSGQRNSVPETCRPEILQTIRDCWLEPNTQRPSFNDIVRDLENILEDDEVRVASSVSIPSASHILLCGFKLFKRLSGHATFDLFMQFLVFVYCLHCRITSKWTTESQWPILNLATKVKSSPLSFTGTKYV; via the exons ATGAATTTGGACAGAAGTTGCTTGAATATCTTACCAGCTTGGGCACTGTGG ATGAAGGCAACATACACACTCAACAGAGAAATGTCATATTGGAATGCAACAAGTAATCACACAGAAACTTCCCTCATCAGGAACTCAAATATAACAAATGATCTTGGTTATGAATTCTCAAATCCTATAGTAG GAGGTGGCAGATTAAACGGGATGTTCTACATTCTGATCAGTATTTCTGGGTTTACTGTCACCATTGTCATTTTAATGGCAATTCTGTGGACGAGGAA GTATCGCACTTTGATTCACACCATTCGAGACCTGCAGGGTGTTGAGGGTCTATCGGGCAGAGCTCCTCCATCTAACCCCCCATCTAGAAGTCCCCTAACCTTGAGGAAGTGTTTGGGGCATGTGACAAGAAGCCATCCCACACGAGAGCTTGTCTCTGTCACTCTGGGACAGGGGTCACAGGACACCAACTTAACCACTCCCCTTGAAAGGCAGACAACCAAGTCTGCTTCTCAGTCTCTCTGGAGACCACGGCAAACTGTAAACTTACTGTGTAGAAAAAGCAacggtgtaaaaaaaaaaacattctcatATTTGAATTTAGCTGTGAAATGGTGTAACAGTGTGGACTTAATTTCCCAGGTTTCCTGCTTCAACACATCTGGGCTAGGTCTACAGCATATCATCAAAGCAGGGAGGGAAGGGGTGTACTACAAGGCTAAGGTGATACGTGGCACATGCAAGGGCCACTTCATTGTCACCTGCAAGATTATCAAAGAGG GGGCTACTCACAGGAGAGTAGCCAGAGAGGTGAGAATCATGAGGAAGCTGGGTATCCACAAGAATGTGCTGCAGCTGCTAGACTGGAACATCACACAGG CTCCTTACATGCTGATCCTAGAGTCGGTGAGCAGTGGGACACTGCGCAGTTTCCTTCAAGTGAATCAAGACCAACTGAGCAGGGACAGTCAACTGCAACATTTCTTCACCATAGCAGCATATCACATTGCCCATGCCATGAGACACCTGTGCTCTAAAATG GTGGTGCACTGTGACCTAGCCCTGAGGAACATTATGGTGAACCATTTTCCCAGAGAGGTGAAGCTGGCAGAGTTTGGACTGGCCCAAGACCTGACTCACAAAAGGAGCCATCGCAGCAGCTGCAAAGTGGACCACATG CAAAGTGTGCCCCTGCGTTGGTATCCCCCAGAGTACTTCAGAAACAACTACTACAGCTTCAAAGGGGATGTCTGGGCCTTTGGCATTGTGCTGTGGGAGATGCAAACATTTG GGACCTTACCATATCCTAACCTGGAGGCTCCAGAGTTGGTGGTGCGCTATGTTTGCTCTGGACAAAGGAACTCAGTCCCAGAGACATGTAGGCCAGAGAT ACTGCAGACGATTAGGGACTGTTGGCTGGAGCCAAACACTCAAAGGCCCTCCTTCAACGACATAGTCAGAGACCTCGAGAACATCCTGGAGGATGATGAAGTACGTGTGGCTTCTTCCGTTAGCATTCCTTCTGCATCTCATATCCTTCTCTGTGGATTCAAATTATTTAAGAGGCTATCTGGGCATGCAACATTTGACCTTTTCATGCAGTTCCTTGTGTTTGTATATTGTCTGCACTGCAGGATTACGTCAAAGTGGACAACGGAGTCCCAATGGCCAATATTGAATTTGGCGACCAAGGTCAAATCTAGCCCACTCTCCTTCACGGGGACTAAATATGTGTAA
- the LOC109872562 gene encoding megakaryocyte-associated tyrosine-protein kinase isoform X2: MNLDRSCLNILPAWALWMKATYTLNREMSYWNATSNHTETSLIRNSNITNDLGYEFSNPIVGGGRLNGMFYILISISGFTVTIVILMAILWTRKYRTLIHTIRDLQGVEGLSGRAPPSNPPSRSPLTLRKCLGHVTRSHPTRELVSVTLGQGSQDTNLTTPLERQTTKSASQSLWRPRQTVSCFNTSGLGLQHIIKAGREGVYYKAKVIRGTCKGHFIVTCKIIKEGATHRRVAREVRIMRKLGIHKNVLQLLDWNITQAPYMLILESVSSGTLRSFLQVNQDQLSRDSQLQHFFTIAAYHIAHAMRHLCSKMVVHCDLALRNIMVNHFPREVKLAEFGLAQDLTHKRSHRSSCKVDHMQSVPLRWYPPEYFRNNYYSFKGDVWAFGIVLWEMQTFGTLPYPNLEAPELVVRYVCSGQRNSVPETCRPEILQTIRDCWLEPNTQRPSFNDIVRDLENILEDDEVRVASSVSIPSASHILLCGFKLFKRLSGHATFDLFMQFLVFVYCLHCRITSKWTTESQWPILNLATKVKSSPLSFTGTKYV, from the exons ATGAATTTGGACAGAAGTTGCTTGAATATCTTACCAGCTTGGGCACTGTGG ATGAAGGCAACATACACACTCAACAGAGAAATGTCATATTGGAATGCAACAAGTAATCACACAGAAACTTCCCTCATCAGGAACTCAAATATAACAAATGATCTTGGTTATGAATTCTCAAATCCTATAGTAG GAGGTGGCAGATTAAACGGGATGTTCTACATTCTGATCAGTATTTCTGGGTTTACTGTCACCATTGTCATTTTAATGGCAATTCTGTGGACGAGGAA GTATCGCACTTTGATTCACACCATTCGAGACCTGCAGGGTGTTGAGGGTCTATCGGGCAGAGCTCCTCCATCTAACCCCCCATCTAGAAGTCCCCTAACCTTGAGGAAGTGTTTGGGGCATGTGACAAGAAGCCATCCCACACGAGAGCTTGTCTCTGTCACTCTGGGACAGGGGTCACAGGACACCAACTTAACCACTCCCCTTGAAAGGCAGACAACCAAGTCTGCTTCTCAGTCTCTCTGGAGACCACGGCAAACT GTTTCCTGCTTCAACACATCTGGGCTAGGTCTACAGCATATCATCAAAGCAGGGAGGGAAGGGGTGTACTACAAGGCTAAGGTGATACGTGGCACATGCAAGGGCCACTTCATTGTCACCTGCAAGATTATCAAAGAGG GGGCTACTCACAGGAGAGTAGCCAGAGAGGTGAGAATCATGAGGAAGCTGGGTATCCACAAGAATGTGCTGCAGCTGCTAGACTGGAACATCACACAGG CTCCTTACATGCTGATCCTAGAGTCGGTGAGCAGTGGGACACTGCGCAGTTTCCTTCAAGTGAATCAAGACCAACTGAGCAGGGACAGTCAACTGCAACATTTCTTCACCATAGCAGCATATCACATTGCCCATGCCATGAGACACCTGTGCTCTAAAATG GTGGTGCACTGTGACCTAGCCCTGAGGAACATTATGGTGAACCATTTTCCCAGAGAGGTGAAGCTGGCAGAGTTTGGACTGGCCCAAGACCTGACTCACAAAAGGAGCCATCGCAGCAGCTGCAAAGTGGACCACATG CAAAGTGTGCCCCTGCGTTGGTATCCCCCAGAGTACTTCAGAAACAACTACTACAGCTTCAAAGGGGATGTCTGGGCCTTTGGCATTGTGCTGTGGGAGATGCAAACATTTG GGACCTTACCATATCCTAACCTGGAGGCTCCAGAGTTGGTGGTGCGCTATGTTTGCTCTGGACAAAGGAACTCAGTCCCAGAGACATGTAGGCCAGAGAT ACTGCAGACGATTAGGGACTGTTGGCTGGAGCCAAACACTCAAAGGCCCTCCTTCAACGACATAGTCAGAGACCTCGAGAACATCCTGGAGGATGATGAAGTACGTGTGGCTTCTTCCGTTAGCATTCCTTCTGCATCTCATATCCTTCTCTGTGGATTCAAATTATTTAAGAGGCTATCTGGGCATGCAACATTTGACCTTTTCATGCAGTTCCTTGTGTTTGTATATTGTCTGCACTGCAGGATTACGTCAAAGTGGACAACGGAGTCCCAATGGCCAATATTGAATTTGGCGACCAAGGTCAAATCTAGCCCACTCTCCTTCACGGGGACTAAATATGTGTAA
- the LOC109872562 gene encoding megakaryocyte-associated tyrosine-protein kinase isoform X3: MKATYTLNREMSYWNATSNHTETSLIRNSNITNDLGYEFSNPIVGGGRLNGMFYILISISGFTVTIVILMAILWTRKYRTLIHTIRDLQGVEGLSGRAPPSNPPSRSPLTLRKCLGHVTRSHPTRELVSVTLGQGSQDTNLTTPLERQTTKSASQSLWRPRQTVSCFNTSGLGLQHIIKAGREGVYYKAKVIRGTCKGHFIVTCKIIKEGATHRRVAREVRIMRKLGIHKNVLQLLDWNITQAPYMLILESVSSGTLRSFLQVNQDQLSRDSQLQHFFTIAAYHIAHAMRHLCSKMVVHCDLALRNIMVNHFPREVKLAEFGLAQDLTHKRSHRSSCKVDHMQSVPLRWYPPEYFRNNYYSFKGDVWAFGIVLWEMQTFGTLPYPNLEAPELVVRYVCSGQRNSVPETCRPEILQTIRDCWLEPNTQRPSFNDIVRDLENILEDDEVRVASSVSIPSASHILLCGFKLFKRLSGHATFDLFMQFLVFVYCLHCRITSKWTTESQWPILNLATKVKSSPLSFTGTKYV; this comes from the exons ATGAAGGCAACATACACACTCAACAGAGAAATGTCATATTGGAATGCAACAAGTAATCACACAGAAACTTCCCTCATCAGGAACTCAAATATAACAAATGATCTTGGTTATGAATTCTCAAATCCTATAGTAG GAGGTGGCAGATTAAACGGGATGTTCTACATTCTGATCAGTATTTCTGGGTTTACTGTCACCATTGTCATTTTAATGGCAATTCTGTGGACGAGGAA GTATCGCACTTTGATTCACACCATTCGAGACCTGCAGGGTGTTGAGGGTCTATCGGGCAGAGCTCCTCCATCTAACCCCCCATCTAGAAGTCCCCTAACCTTGAGGAAGTGTTTGGGGCATGTGACAAGAAGCCATCCCACACGAGAGCTTGTCTCTGTCACTCTGGGACAGGGGTCACAGGACACCAACTTAACCACTCCCCTTGAAAGGCAGACAACCAAGTCTGCTTCTCAGTCTCTCTGGAGACCACGGCAAACT GTTTCCTGCTTCAACACATCTGGGCTAGGTCTACAGCATATCATCAAAGCAGGGAGGGAAGGGGTGTACTACAAGGCTAAGGTGATACGTGGCACATGCAAGGGCCACTTCATTGTCACCTGCAAGATTATCAAAGAGG GGGCTACTCACAGGAGAGTAGCCAGAGAGGTGAGAATCATGAGGAAGCTGGGTATCCACAAGAATGTGCTGCAGCTGCTAGACTGGAACATCACACAGG CTCCTTACATGCTGATCCTAGAGTCGGTGAGCAGTGGGACACTGCGCAGTTTCCTTCAAGTGAATCAAGACCAACTGAGCAGGGACAGTCAACTGCAACATTTCTTCACCATAGCAGCATATCACATTGCCCATGCCATGAGACACCTGTGCTCTAAAATG GTGGTGCACTGTGACCTAGCCCTGAGGAACATTATGGTGAACCATTTTCCCAGAGAGGTGAAGCTGGCAGAGTTTGGACTGGCCCAAGACCTGACTCACAAAAGGAGCCATCGCAGCAGCTGCAAAGTGGACCACATG CAAAGTGTGCCCCTGCGTTGGTATCCCCCAGAGTACTTCAGAAACAACTACTACAGCTTCAAAGGGGATGTCTGGGCCTTTGGCATTGTGCTGTGGGAGATGCAAACATTTG GGACCTTACCATATCCTAACCTGGAGGCTCCAGAGTTGGTGGTGCGCTATGTTTGCTCTGGACAAAGGAACTCAGTCCCAGAGACATGTAGGCCAGAGAT ACTGCAGACGATTAGGGACTGTTGGCTGGAGCCAAACACTCAAAGGCCCTCCTTCAACGACATAGTCAGAGACCTCGAGAACATCCTGGAGGATGATGAAGTACGTGTGGCTTCTTCCGTTAGCATTCCTTCTGCATCTCATATCCTTCTCTGTGGATTCAAATTATTTAAGAGGCTATCTGGGCATGCAACATTTGACCTTTTCATGCAGTTCCTTGTGTTTGTATATTGTCTGCACTGCAGGATTACGTCAAAGTGGACAACGGAGTCCCAATGGCCAATATTGAATTTGGCGACCAAGGTCAAATCTAGCCCACTCTCCTTCACGGGGACTAAATATGTGTAA
- the LOC109872562 gene encoding tyrosine kinase receptor Cad96Ca isoform X4, which yields MNLDRSCLNILPAWALWMKATYTLNREMSYWNATSNHTETSLIRNSNITNDLGYEFSNPIVGGGRLNGMFYILISISGFTVTIVILMAILWTRKYRTLIHTIRDLQGVEGLSGRAPPSNPPSRSPLTLRKCLGHVTRSHPTRELVSVTLGQGSQDTNLTTPLERQTTKSASQSLWRPRQTVNLLCRKSNGVKKKTFSYLNLAVKWCNSVDLISQVSCFNTSGLGLQHIIKAGREGVYYKAKVIRGTCKGHFIVTCKIIKEGATHRRVAREVRIMRKLGIHKNVLQLLDWNITQAPYMLILESVSSGTLRSFLQVNQDQLSRDSQLQHFFTIAAYHIAHAMRHLCSKMVVHCDLALRNIMVNHFPREVKLAEFGLAQDLTHKRSHRSSCKVDHMQSVPLRWYPPEYFRNNYYSFKGDVWAFGIVLWEMQTFGTLPYPNLEAPELVVRYVCSGQRNSVPETCRPEILQTIRDCWLEPNTQRPSFNDIVRDLENILEDDEDYVKVDNGVPMANIEFGDQGQI from the exons ATGAATTTGGACAGAAGTTGCTTGAATATCTTACCAGCTTGGGCACTGTGG ATGAAGGCAACATACACACTCAACAGAGAAATGTCATATTGGAATGCAACAAGTAATCACACAGAAACTTCCCTCATCAGGAACTCAAATATAACAAATGATCTTGGTTATGAATTCTCAAATCCTATAGTAG GAGGTGGCAGATTAAACGGGATGTTCTACATTCTGATCAGTATTTCTGGGTTTACTGTCACCATTGTCATTTTAATGGCAATTCTGTGGACGAGGAA GTATCGCACTTTGATTCACACCATTCGAGACCTGCAGGGTGTTGAGGGTCTATCGGGCAGAGCTCCTCCATCTAACCCCCCATCTAGAAGTCCCCTAACCTTGAGGAAGTGTTTGGGGCATGTGACAAGAAGCCATCCCACACGAGAGCTTGTCTCTGTCACTCTGGGACAGGGGTCACAGGACACCAACTTAACCACTCCCCTTGAAAGGCAGACAACCAAGTCTGCTTCTCAGTCTCTCTGGAGACCACGGCAAACTGTAAACTTACTGTGTAGAAAAAGCAacggtgtaaaaaaaaaaacattctcatATTTGAATTTAGCTGTGAAATGGTGTAACAGTGTGGACTTAATTTCCCAGGTTTCCTGCTTCAACACATCTGGGCTAGGTCTACAGCATATCATCAAAGCAGGGAGGGAAGGGGTGTACTACAAGGCTAAGGTGATACGTGGCACATGCAAGGGCCACTTCATTGTCACCTGCAAGATTATCAAAGAGG GGGCTACTCACAGGAGAGTAGCCAGAGAGGTGAGAATCATGAGGAAGCTGGGTATCCACAAGAATGTGCTGCAGCTGCTAGACTGGAACATCACACAGG CTCCTTACATGCTGATCCTAGAGTCGGTGAGCAGTGGGACACTGCGCAGTTTCCTTCAAGTGAATCAAGACCAACTGAGCAGGGACAGTCAACTGCAACATTTCTTCACCATAGCAGCATATCACATTGCCCATGCCATGAGACACCTGTGCTCTAAAATG GTGGTGCACTGTGACCTAGCCCTGAGGAACATTATGGTGAACCATTTTCCCAGAGAGGTGAAGCTGGCAGAGTTTGGACTGGCCCAAGACCTGACTCACAAAAGGAGCCATCGCAGCAGCTGCAAAGTGGACCACATG CAAAGTGTGCCCCTGCGTTGGTATCCCCCAGAGTACTTCAGAAACAACTACTACAGCTTCAAAGGGGATGTCTGGGCCTTTGGCATTGTGCTGTGGGAGATGCAAACATTTG GGACCTTACCATATCCTAACCTGGAGGCTCCAGAGTTGGTGGTGCGCTATGTTTGCTCTGGACAAAGGAACTCAGTCCCAGAGACATGTAGGCCAGAGAT ACTGCAGACGATTAGGGACTGTTGGCTGGAGCCAAACACTCAAAGGCCCTCCTTCAACGACATAGTCAGAGACCTCGAGAACATCCTGGAGGATGATGAA GATTACGTCAAAGTGGACAACGGAGTCCCAATGGCCAATATTGAATTTGGCGACCAAGGTCAAATCTAG
- the LOC109872562 gene encoding fibroblast growth factor receptor homolog 1 isoform X5, with protein MNLDRSCLNILPAWALWMKATYTLNREMSYWNATSNHTETSLIRNSNITNDLGYEFSNPIVGGGRLNGMFYILISISGFTVTIVILMAILWTRKYRTLIHTIRDLQGVEGLSGRAPPSNPPSRSPLTLRKCLGHVTRSHPTRELVSVTLGQGSQDTNLTTPLERQTTKSASQSLWRPRQTVSCFNTSGLGLQHIIKAGREGVYYKAKVIRGTCKGHFIVTCKIIKEGATHRRVAREVRIMRKLGIHKNVLQLLDWNITQAPYMLILESVSSGTLRSFLQVNQDQLSRDSQLQHFFTIAAYHIAHAMRHLCSKMVVHCDLALRNIMVNHFPREVKLAEFGLAQDLTHKRSHRSSCKVDHMQSVPLRWYPPEYFRNNYYSFKGDVWAFGIVLWEMQTFGTLPYPNLEAPELVVRYVCSGQRNSVPETCRPEILQTIRDCWLEPNTQRPSFNDIVRDLENILEDDEDYVKVDNGVPMANIEFGDQGQI; from the exons ATGAATTTGGACAGAAGTTGCTTGAATATCTTACCAGCTTGGGCACTGTGG ATGAAGGCAACATACACACTCAACAGAGAAATGTCATATTGGAATGCAACAAGTAATCACACAGAAACTTCCCTCATCAGGAACTCAAATATAACAAATGATCTTGGTTATGAATTCTCAAATCCTATAGTAG GAGGTGGCAGATTAAACGGGATGTTCTACATTCTGATCAGTATTTCTGGGTTTACTGTCACCATTGTCATTTTAATGGCAATTCTGTGGACGAGGAA GTATCGCACTTTGATTCACACCATTCGAGACCTGCAGGGTGTTGAGGGTCTATCGGGCAGAGCTCCTCCATCTAACCCCCCATCTAGAAGTCCCCTAACCTTGAGGAAGTGTTTGGGGCATGTGACAAGAAGCCATCCCACACGAGAGCTTGTCTCTGTCACTCTGGGACAGGGGTCACAGGACACCAACTTAACCACTCCCCTTGAAAGGCAGACAACCAAGTCTGCTTCTCAGTCTCTCTGGAGACCACGGCAAACT GTTTCCTGCTTCAACACATCTGGGCTAGGTCTACAGCATATCATCAAAGCAGGGAGGGAAGGGGTGTACTACAAGGCTAAGGTGATACGTGGCACATGCAAGGGCCACTTCATTGTCACCTGCAAGATTATCAAAGAGG GGGCTACTCACAGGAGAGTAGCCAGAGAGGTGAGAATCATGAGGAAGCTGGGTATCCACAAGAATGTGCTGCAGCTGCTAGACTGGAACATCACACAGG CTCCTTACATGCTGATCCTAGAGTCGGTGAGCAGTGGGACACTGCGCAGTTTCCTTCAAGTGAATCAAGACCAACTGAGCAGGGACAGTCAACTGCAACATTTCTTCACCATAGCAGCATATCACATTGCCCATGCCATGAGACACCTGTGCTCTAAAATG GTGGTGCACTGTGACCTAGCCCTGAGGAACATTATGGTGAACCATTTTCCCAGAGAGGTGAAGCTGGCAGAGTTTGGACTGGCCCAAGACCTGACTCACAAAAGGAGCCATCGCAGCAGCTGCAAAGTGGACCACATG CAAAGTGTGCCCCTGCGTTGGTATCCCCCAGAGTACTTCAGAAACAACTACTACAGCTTCAAAGGGGATGTCTGGGCCTTTGGCATTGTGCTGTGGGAGATGCAAACATTTG GGACCTTACCATATCCTAACCTGGAGGCTCCAGAGTTGGTGGTGCGCTATGTTTGCTCTGGACAAAGGAACTCAGTCCCAGAGACATGTAGGCCAGAGAT ACTGCAGACGATTAGGGACTGTTGGCTGGAGCCAAACACTCAAAGGCCCTCCTTCAACGACATAGTCAGAGACCTCGAGAACATCCTGGAGGATGATGAA GATTACGTCAAAGTGGACAACGGAGTCCCAATGGCCAATATTGAATTTGGCGACCAAGGTCAAATCTAG